The Flavobacterium commune genome contains a region encoding:
- a CDS encoding integrase core domain-containing protein → MTRSMSRRGNCYDNAVAESFFKTLKTELVYHNTYATKEKANESISGYIENFYNRHRRHSALGNLTIEEFQKHNISVKK, encoded by the coding sequence ATAACCCGGAGCATGAGCAGAAGAGGGAACTGCTATGACAATGCCGTGGCGGAAAGTTTTTTCAAAACGCTGAAAACCGAACTGGTCTACCATAACACATATGCCACAAAAGAAAAAGCAAATGAATCTATTTCAGGCTATATAGAAAATTTCTACAACAGACACAGGAGACATTCTGCACTCGGCAATTTGACAATAGAAGAATTTCAGAAACACAATATTTCTGTAAAAAAATAA
- a CDS encoding IS982 family transposase — MLCKDKIISIFCLIDDILQGIEHKEDKRRQVSDSEIILTAIVSSTSFYGNHSSAIRFMKQYGFIPNTLDKSRFNRRIHKVGKLLCELFEIVSSYFKRFCCEMQYIIDSFPVAICNNIRILNCKIVKDKKWRGYTASMRNYFYGVKVQLVTTKDGIPIAFHFTPGKTADAKALGKMINKLPAEASIYGDSAYLDYGLKDFAREQKCIFLKIQKKSNSKRIDTLEQKKEKLKMRKRIETTISDIKKLFPRTIHAVTLEGFLIKLTLFVFGLQLNKSIN; from the coding sequence ATGCTTTGCAAAGACAAAATTATCTCAATTTTTTGTTTAATCGATGATATTTTACAAGGAATTGAACACAAAGAAGACAAAAGACGACAAGTAAGCGATAGTGAAATTATATTGACCGCTATTGTATCATCAACGAGTTTTTACGGGAATCATTCCTCTGCTATTCGGTTTATGAAACAATACGGATTTATTCCCAATACGCTCGATAAGAGCCGATTTAACAGACGAATTCATAAAGTCGGAAAACTTCTTTGTGAGTTATTTGAAATTGTAAGTTCTTATTTTAAACGCTTTTGTTGCGAAATGCAATACATTATAGATTCTTTTCCAGTTGCAATATGTAACAATATAAGGATTCTTAATTGTAAAATTGTTAAAGATAAAAAGTGGAGAGGTTACACGGCAAGCATGAGAAACTATTTTTATGGAGTCAAAGTACAATTAGTTACAACAAAAGATGGTATCCCAATAGCCTTTCATTTTACTCCGGGAAAAACGGCTGATGCAAAAGCATTGGGAAAAATGATAAATAAATTGCCTGCAGAAGCATCAATTTATGGAGATAGTGCCTATTTGGATTATGGTTTGAAAGATTTTGCGCGCGAACAAAAATGTATTTTCTTGAAGATTCAAAAGAAATCAAATTCTAAAAGAATAGACACTTTGGAACAAAAAAAAGAAAAATTAAAAATGAGGAAAAGAATAGAAACAACTATTAGCGATATTAAAAAACTTTTCCCAAGAACGATACACGCGGTGACTTTGGAAGGTTTTCTAATAAAGCTAACTTTGTTTGTCTTCGGATTACAATTAAATAAATCGATTAACTAG
- a CDS encoding IS256 family transposase, with product MIDKDDLLNNKDFYKSFKNAEDLTSFFQTMHKRAVEHMLEAELDAHLDNEKHDKTTKGNYRNGHGTKKIKTSFGQQEIKVPRDRDSSFNPLLVPKRENIAQGIENVIISLYAKGMSVSDIEEQIKEVYDFEVSSSTISRITNTITNEVVTWQNRPLEELYLIVWMDGIVFKVREGSKVINKTIYLAVGLNRDGKKDVLGMWLGKNESSSFWMSVLTDLKARGVEDILITATDNLNGFTQTIRSVFPESQTQICVVHQIRNACKYVVWKDRKQFTADMKHIYNAPTKQAVELALNDFADKWESKYSYAIKSWRDNWDELTVFFDFPIEIRKIIYTTNLIENLNGKIRKYTKNKMSFPTDDAVLKSVFLALREATKKWSMPIQNWGIVLNQFTLIFEKRLRL from the coding sequence ATGATTGACAAAGACGACTTATTAAACAACAAGGATTTCTATAAATCCTTCAAGAATGCAGAAGATTTAACCTCATTCTTTCAAACGATGCACAAACGAGCTGTTGAACATATGCTCGAAGCCGAACTTGATGCTCATTTAGACAATGAAAAACACGATAAAACCACTAAGGGTAATTATCGCAACGGACACGGAACTAAAAAAATAAAGACCTCTTTTGGTCAACAAGAAATCAAAGTTCCTCGTGACAGAGATTCTTCCTTTAATCCCCTGCTTGTTCCTAAAAGAGAAAATATAGCCCAAGGTATTGAAAATGTCATCATCTCACTTTATGCTAAAGGCATGAGTGTTAGTGATATTGAAGAACAGATCAAGGAGGTATATGATTTTGAAGTGTCTTCTTCGACTATATCACGTATTACCAACACAATTACAAATGAAGTAGTTACTTGGCAAAACAGGCCACTAGAAGAGCTTTATTTAATTGTTTGGATGGATGGTATTGTTTTTAAGGTTAGAGAAGGTTCGAAAGTTATCAATAAAACTATTTATTTAGCTGTAGGGCTTAACAGAGATGGTAAAAAAGATGTTTTAGGAATGTGGCTTGGTAAGAATGAAAGCAGTAGCTTTTGGATGAGTGTTTTGACTGATTTAAAAGCCCGTGGCGTTGAAGATATACTTATTACAGCTACCGATAATTTAAATGGATTTACTCAAACAATCCGAAGTGTTTTCCCTGAATCTCAAACACAAATCTGCGTGGTTCATCAAATTAGAAATGCTTGTAAATATGTCGTTTGGAAGGATCGAAAACAATTTACTGCCGATATGAAACATATTTATAACGCTCCAACAAAACAAGCAGTAGAGTTGGCTTTAAACGATTTTGCAGACAAATGGGAATCCAAATATTCTTATGCAATTAAATCCTGGCGAGATAACTGGGATGAATTGACCGTATTTTTTGATTTTCCAATTGAAATTAGAAAAATCATTTATACAACAAATTTAATCGAGAACTTAAACGGAAAAATTAGAAAATACACTAAAAATAAAATGTCGTTCCCAACAGATGATGCTGTATTAAAATCGGTATTTTTGGCTTTAAGAGAAGCGACCAAAAAATGGTCAATGCCTATTCAAAATTGGGGAATTGTTTTAAACCAATTTACCCTTATATTTGAAAAAAGGCTCCGATTATAA
- the tnpA gene encoding IS200/IS605 family transposase: MSKDLRKGSHTVSRLICHVVWVTKYRFKVFKGDVQKRCREILIQICEAEGIEILKGVVSSDHVHTHIEYAPKHNVSSILKSFKGRTSRKLQMEFPELKERYLGQLFWASGYGVWSTGNITDKMVNEYLEHHRRKESDDNSNFILE; this comes from the coding sequence ATGAGTAAAGATTTAAGAAAAGGTTCGCACACAGTCAGCAGATTAATATGTCATGTTGTTTGGGTTACTAAGTATAGGTTTAAAGTTTTCAAAGGAGATGTTCAAAAGCGTTGCCGTGAGATTTTGATACAGATCTGTGAAGCTGAAGGAATTGAAATTTTAAAAGGAGTTGTTAGTTCAGATCATGTTCACACGCATATAGAATACGCTCCAAAGCATAACGTCAGCTCAATTTTAAAAAGTTTCAAAGGAAGAACTTCAAGAAAATTGCAGATGGAATTTCCCGAATTGAAAGAACGTTATTTGGGGCAACTTTTTTGGGCAAGTGGTTATGGTGTTTGGAGTACTGGAAATATAACCGATAAAATGGTAAATGAATATTTGGAACATCATAGAAGAAAAGAGAGTGATGATAATTCAAATTTCATTCTCGAATGA
- the nagB gene encoding glucosamine-6-phosphate deaminase, translating to MLKSNIDKATGFEKRFENIDTVVFENSTEASKAVAQQIASLIKSKQVSNELCILGLATGSSPKGLYAELVRLHKEEGLSFKNVVSFNLDEYYPMEPDSINSYVRFMKELFFNHVDILPENVNIPDGTLSKEAIADYCANYEAKIESLGGIDLQILGIGGNGHIGFNESGSLQNSKTRLVALDHITRVAASGDFSGLSNTPRTAITLGVKKIMEAKQVILMAWGEGKSNIIKASVEGEVTNQVPASFLQEHDNAVFVLDKEASSKLTRINTPWLVEKIVWTDKLIRKAVLGLALKLKKPILMLTDADYIENGMSDLLADSGPAYEINIKIFNKLQNTITGWPGGKPNANDENRPERALPSRKKVLIFSPHPDDDIISMGGTFMRLQEQGHEVHVAYQTSGNIAVADDEALRFANFVCDYNEKFGIKSLEAETIFKKSITFLKNKKSSEIDIPEVRYIKGLIRKGEARATSHYVGLADDQIHFMELPFYETGTIKKNPIGQDDIQITMDLIEKIKPHQIYAAGDLADPHGTHKVCLDAIFEAVKNLKSKDFMKDCWLWLYRGAWQEWGIDEIEMAVPMSPDQVLAKRHGIFKHQSQKDGVVFQGSDAREFWQRAEDRNSETAALYDKLGLSSYAAMEAFVRWEY from the coding sequence ATGTTAAAAAGTAATATAGACAAAGCGACAGGTTTTGAAAAAAGATTTGAAAATATTGATACAGTAGTTTTTGAAAATTCAACGGAGGCTTCTAAGGCTGTTGCTCAACAAATAGCTTCATTGATCAAATCAAAACAGGTAAGTAATGAATTATGTATTTTAGGTTTGGCAACAGGTTCTTCACCAAAGGGGTTATATGCTGAATTAGTACGCTTGCACAAAGAAGAAGGTTTGAGTTTTAAAAATGTGGTTTCCTTCAATCTGGATGAATATTACCCAATGGAACCGGATTCGATAAACAGTTACGTGCGATTCATGAAAGAATTATTTTTTAACCATGTTGACATTCTGCCTGAAAACGTAAATATTCCAGATGGAACTTTATCAAAAGAAGCTATAGCCGATTATTGTGCTAATTATGAAGCTAAAATTGAATCTTTGGGAGGAATTGATTTGCAGATTCTTGGAATTGGAGGTAACGGTCATATCGGTTTTAACGAATCAGGTTCTTTACAGAATTCAAAAACCAGATTAGTAGCCTTAGATCATATTACCAGAGTTGCGGCAAGTGGAGATTTTTCAGGGTTGAGTAATACGCCAAGAACAGCAATTACTTTGGGAGTAAAAAAAATAATGGAAGCTAAACAGGTTATTTTGATGGCTTGGGGCGAAGGAAAATCGAATATTATCAAAGCCTCTGTAGAAGGAGAGGTAACAAATCAGGTACCGGCTTCCTTTTTACAGGAACATGATAATGCGGTTTTTGTTTTAGACAAAGAAGCTTCTTCAAAACTAACAAGAATCAATACTCCTTGGTTAGTTGAAAAAATTGTCTGGACTGATAAATTAATCCGAAAAGCAGTTTTAGGTTTAGCATTAAAATTAAAGAAACCTATTTTGATGTTGACTGATGCTGATTATATCGAAAACGGTATGAGTGATTTATTAGCCGATTCAGGACCTGCTTACGAAATCAATATTAAAATTTTCAATAAACTTCAAAATACCATTACTGGATGGCCAGGGGGGAAACCTAATGCAAATGACGAGAACAGACCTGAAAGAGCTTTACCTTCAAGAAAAAAGGTATTGATTTTTAGTCCGCATCCTGACGATGATATCATTAGTATGGGAGGTACTTTTATGCGTTTACAAGAACAAGGACATGAAGTACATGTTGCTTATCAAACTTCAGGAAATATTGCTGTAGCCGATGATGAGGCATTACGTTTTGCCAATTTTGTTTGCGATTATAATGAGAAATTTGGTATAAAAAGTCTTGAAGCTGAAACTATTTTTAAAAAATCAATTACTTTTCTTAAAAATAAAAAAAGCAGTGAAATCGACATTCCAGAAGTTCGTTATATCAAAGGTTTAATTCGAAAAGGAGAAGCGCGTGCAACTAGTCATTATGTTGGTTTAGCTGATGACCAAATCCATTTTATGGAGTTGCCGTTTTATGAAACAGGTACGATTAAAAAGAATCCTATTGGTCAGGATGATATCCAAATTACGATGGATTTGATTGAGAAAATTAAACCACATCAGATTTATGCAGCTGGTGATTTAGCCGATCCACACGGTACCCATAAAGTTTGTTTGGATGCTATTTTTGAAGCTGTGAAAAATTTAAAATCTAAGGATTTTATGAAAGATTGTTGGTTGTGGTTGTACAGAGGAGCCTGGCAGGAATGGGGAATTGATGAGATTGAAATGGCAGTACCAATGAGTCCGGATCAGGTTTTAGCTAAAAGACATGGTATTTTTAAACACCAATCTCAAAAAGACGGGGTTGTTTTCCAGGGATCGGATGCCAGAGAATTTTGGCAAAGAGCTGAAGACCGAAATAGTGAAACAGCAGCCTTATATGATAAATTAGGGCTTTCCAGTTACGCTGCTATGGAGGCTTTTGTAAGATGGGAGTATTAA
- a CDS encoding sugar MFS transporter, with product MTQIKNTLEKSQSKVLIPMAILTLLFFILGFVTWLNGPLIPFFEIACELSPSEAYFVAFAFYIAYFVMAIPSSWIIEKVGYKNGISLGLIVIAIGAFMFYPAAEMRTFLLFLVALFIMGTGLAILQTAANPYVVVIGPRESAAARISVLGIANKLAGFIAPLVLTALVLSNMKDYTKEKIAMLGTVSRSEALDTLALQLQTPYIYMGIVILILAILAKLSPLPEIDLDEDGHVAHLSIYKQISNAFKYPQLVLGAITLMLYVAAEVIAGDTIGTFGKQLGVYGENGDFYLKLTSFTMTAMLIGYIVGIALIPKYLSQVNALKISGILGVILVISIVLLSPSIMIQLPFIPALPLVIILVALFGLVNALCWPAIWPLALQNLGGYTKIGGAILIMSIIGGAIFPLLYGLLAESINMSNQATAALSTAKTGNQIAYLMLLPAYLMIFFFAHKGHKYTSWSRK from the coding sequence ATGACACAAATTAAAAACACATTAGAAAAAAGTCAAAGTAAAGTTTTAATACCGATGGCTATTTTAACTCTGTTATTTTTTATATTAGGGTTTGTTACCTGGTTAAATGGACCTTTGATTCCATTTTTTGAAATAGCCTGTGAATTATCACCATCAGAGGCTTATTTTGTAGCTTTTGCTTTTTATATTGCTTATTTTGTAATGGCTATTCCGTCTTCTTGGATTATAGAAAAAGTTGGGTATAAAAATGGTATTTCACTCGGTTTAATAGTAATTGCTATTGGGGCATTCATGTTTTATCCAGCTGCTGAAATGAGAACTTTTCTTTTGTTCTTAGTAGCTTTGTTCATAATGGGAACAGGATTAGCCATTTTACAGACTGCGGCAAATCCTTATGTCGTTGTAATTGGTCCAAGGGAGAGTGCAGCGGCAAGAATTAGTGTTTTAGGAATTGCCAACAAATTAGCCGGATTTATAGCACCTTTAGTATTAACTGCTTTGGTATTGTCTAACATGAAGGATTATACTAAAGAAAAAATAGCTATGCTTGGCACTGTGTCTAGATCAGAAGCATTGGATACGCTGGCACTTCAATTGCAAACACCGTATATTTATATGGGAATCGTAATTTTAATTTTAGCAATCTTAGCGAAGTTATCCCCTCTTCCTGAAATTGATTTAGATGAAGATGGCCATGTAGCTCATTTGAGTATCTATAAACAAATTAGTAATGCATTCAAGTATCCACAACTTGTTTTGGGGGCAATAACTCTGATGTTGTATGTTGCAGCAGAGGTAATAGCGGGAGATACAATAGGAACTTTTGGAAAACAGCTCGGAGTTTATGGTGAAAATGGGGATTTTTATCTTAAGTTGACCTCGTTTACCATGACAGCAATGTTGATAGGTTATATTGTTGGAATCGCATTAATACCTAAATACTTATCTCAGGTTAATGCATTAAAAATTTCAGGTATTTTGGGAGTGATTTTAGTGATTTCCATTGTGTTGCTGTCTCCGAGTATTATGATTCAATTACCTTTTATTCCCGCTTTGCCTTTGGTAATTATTTTAGTAGCACTATTCGGTTTGGTCAATGCACTTTGTTGGCCGGCAATTTGGCCATTGGCTCTTCAGAATTTAGGAGGATACACAAAAATTGGTGGAGCAATACTAATTATGTCTATCATAGGTGGAGCAATTTTTCCTTTATTATATGGGCTTTTAGCCGAAAGTATCAATATGTCTAATCAAGCTACAGCAGCTTTATCCACAGCAAAAACAGGAAATCAAATAGCATATTTAATGCTTTTACCTGCTTATTTAATGATTTTCTTCTTTGCACATAAAGGGCATAAATACACCAGCTGGTCAAGAAAATAA
- a CDS encoding NAD-dependent epimerase/dehydratase family protein has translation MKKYVITGGSGFIGSHIAEHLSGEGHQVIVLDSLRTGFEKNLDGLNVQFVKGDIRDKGLVDELVQGASSIFHLAALVSVPESLLRLDECIDINTIGTINILEAARKNNGCKVVLSSSAANYGNNPVLPKVETMIPEPMTPYAITKLDGEFYLKMYQDQWNVPTASLRYFNVFGPRQNPQSAYAAAVPIFINKALQNQPITIYGDGSQTRDFIYVKDVVKANILASQIGNETYNVALGYSTSILELAEKIIKITNSKSQIQFLEERSGDIKHSKADPSKFNNLGFKPAHSIETALEETIAFYHQELLK, from the coding sequence ATGAAAAAATATGTAATTACAGGAGGATCGGGATTTATAGGAAGTCATATTGCTGAACATTTATCTGGAGAAGGACACCAAGTTATTGTGTTAGATAGTCTAAGAACTGGATTCGAAAAAAATCTCGACGGATTAAATGTTCAGTTTGTTAAAGGAGATATTAGAGACAAGGGGCTTGTTGATGAGTTAGTTCAAGGAGCAAGTAGTATTTTTCATTTGGCAGCTTTAGTTAGTGTTCCTGAATCATTATTGCGTTTGGATGAATGTATTGATATCAACACCATCGGAACAATTAATATCCTGGAGGCAGCAAGAAAAAACAATGGCTGCAAAGTGGTGCTTTCTTCATCAGCTGCTAATTATGGAAATAATCCTGTTTTGCCTAAAGTAGAAACTATGATTCCTGAGCCAATGACTCCTTATGCAATTACAAAATTAGATGGAGAATTCTATTTAAAGATGTATCAGGATCAATGGAATGTTCCGACAGCTTCATTGCGATATTTTAATGTCTTTGGACCAAGGCAAAATCCTCAATCAGCTTATGCGGCAGCAGTGCCTATTTTTATTAATAAAGCCCTTCAAAACCAGCCGATAACTATTTATGGAGACGGTTCACAAACTAGAGATTTTATTTATGTGAAAGATGTTGTGAAAGCCAATATTTTGGCATCTCAAATTGGTAATGAAACCTATAATGTAGCTTTGGGGTATAGTACTTCTATCTTAGAATTGGCAGAAAAAATAATTAAAATAACAAATTCTAAATCCCAAATACAATTCTTAGAAGAACGTTCAGGTGATATTAAGCATTCGAAAGCAGATCCATCAAAATTCAATAATTTAGGTTTTAAGCCAGCTCATTCTATTGAAACAGCTTTAGAAGAAACCATTGCTTTTTATCATCAGGAATTGCTAAAATAA
- a CDS encoding sugar phosphate nucleotidyltransferase, translating into MNMHTNLIILAGGASSRMKKEAIVENLTEEEIAQANERSKGLIGVGPNGRPLMDYLLVNAKKAGYKNIYIIIGEQGELFKSFYGNKDKNNDFHGLNISFAVQYVPEGRVKPFGTADALFQAVEQYPELNTQFYSVCNSDNLYSAEALYALRETNSPNAFISYDRDAMEFPAERISRFAVAKLNQNSCLLDIIEKPEADVVESFKDADGKIRVSMNAFKFKGETLYPYLKNCPVHPERDEKELPTVLLNLLQDFPNTALGIPFSEHVPDLTAKEDIVEVKAYLKKHFPVLDWN; encoded by the coding sequence ATGAATATGCATACTAATTTAATAATTTTAGCAGGGGGAGCTTCTTCAAGAATGAAAAAAGAAGCGATAGTTGAAAATTTGACAGAAGAGGAAATCGCACAAGCAAACGAAAGAAGTAAAGGTTTGATAGGAGTTGGTCCTAATGGAAGACCTTTAATGGATTATCTTTTAGTAAATGCAAAAAAAGCGGGATATAAAAACATCTATATCATTATAGGGGAACAGGGAGAGTTGTTTAAATCGTTTTATGGTAATAAGGATAAGAACAATGATTTTCACGGATTGAATATTTCTTTTGCTGTTCAATACGTTCCAGAAGGAAGAGTCAAACCATTTGGAACTGCCGACGCTTTATTTCAGGCAGTTGAGCAATATCCTGAATTAAATACCCAATTTTATTCGGTTTGTAATAGTGATAATTTATATTCAGCTGAGGCATTGTATGCACTTCGTGAAACCAATAGTCCTAATGCGTTTATTAGCTATGATCGTGATGCAATGGAATTTCCTGCTGAGCGTATTTCCCGTTTTGCAGTTGCAAAATTGAATCAAAACAGCTGTCTTCTTGATATTATTGAAAAGCCAGAGGCTGACGTTGTAGAATCCTTTAAGGATGCTGATGGAAAAATTAGGGTAAGTATGAATGCCTTTAAGTTCAAAGGTGAAACTTTATATCCTTATCTTAAAAATTGTCCGGTTCACCCTGAAAGGGACGAAAAAGAATTACCAACAGTGCTTTTAAACTTATTACAGGATTTCCCTAATACTGCTTTAGGAATTCCTTTTTCAGAACATGTGCCTGATTTAACTGCAAAAGAAGATATTGTAGAAGTAAAGGCTTATTTGAAAAAACATTTTCCTGTATTGGATTGGAATTAA
- a CDS encoding mevalonate kinase family protein produces MKNIVSLAPGRTCLFGDHQDYLGLPVIACAISRNIKLSAVQNKTGVFKLDMVDINQLRVIDINEVFSELEPRDYFASSLRVLRRYGCVPNVGYDITITGNIPINSGTSSSSALLLAWINFLVEAFGVNEEVTPEFISKIGYLSEVVEHGEPGGMMDHFSIGVGNVVHINTVNPFSVTVIGKGLDGLVTGVSGVPKETIGLIGELKANALLAIEIVKSHFENFDLNKTEIEDLKQYCNFLPDRLIPYFEAAIKNHHYTKMALIEFQKPSLDLKKIGELMNCHHAVLRDLLKITVPRIDAMINAALEAGAYGAKIVGSGGGGSIVAIAEPGKESKVVEAMLAAGAVAAYAVNVDPGARIVKTL; encoded by the coding sequence ATGAAAAATATTGTATCGTTAGCGCCAGGGAGAACTTGCCTTTTTGGAGATCATCAGGATTATCTTGGATTGCCTGTTATTGCTTGTGCAATAAGTAGAAATATAAAGCTTTCTGCAGTACAAAATAAAACAGGTGTATTCAAGTTGGATATGGTCGATATTAATCAGCTTAGAGTGATAGATATCAATGAGGTTTTTTCGGAGTTAGAACCTCGTGATTATTTTGCTTCTTCGTTAAGGGTTTTAAGAAGGTATGGTTGTGTACCTAATGTAGGATATGATATTACTATAACTGGTAATATTCCAATCAATTCTGGGACATCAAGTTCATCAGCTTTATTGTTGGCGTGGATTAATTTTTTGGTCGAAGCTTTTGGTGTTAATGAAGAAGTAACACCGGAATTTATTTCTAAAATAGGTTATTTGTCTGAAGTTGTGGAGCACGGTGAGCCTGGAGGTATGATGGATCATTTTAGTATCGGTGTTGGCAATGTGGTACATATAAATACTGTAAATCCATTTTCGGTTACGGTCATAGGAAAAGGCTTAGATGGTCTGGTAACGGGGGTTTCAGGAGTTCCAAAAGAGACCATTGGTTTAATAGGGGAATTAAAAGCAAATGCATTATTGGCAATAGAAATTGTAAAAAGTCATTTTGAAAACTTCGATTTGAATAAGACTGAAATTGAGGATTTAAAGCAGTACTGCAACTTTTTGCCAGACCGATTGATTCCTTATTTTGAAGCAGCAATCAAGAATCACCATTATACTAAAATGGCTTTAATTGAATTTCAAAAACCTTCTCTTGATTTAAAAAAGATTGGCGAATTAATGAACTGTCATCATGCTGTTTTGAGAGATTTACTAAAAATAACAGTTCCAAGAATTGATGCTATGATTAATGCTGCACTAGAGGCAGGCGCTTATGGAGCTAAAATTGTTGGTTCAGGAGGTGGAGGCAGTATTGTAGCGATAGCTGAACCAGGAAAAGAATCTAAGGTGGTAGAAGCAATGTTGGCTGCTGGAGCAGTTGCTGCTTATGCTGTAAATGTAGATCCAGGAGCAAGAATAGTAAAAACATTGTAA
- a CDS encoding LacI family DNA-binding transcriptional regulator: MNKKYTIKDIAQLAGVSKGTVDRVLHNRGKVSPKALDSINAVLNEIDYEPNLIARNLKNNKIYTISVVLPDPAYDSYWKPCIKGIQDAIKEFKAFNLSIKAHYFNPEDTNSFIDINENVLQLKPDAVLLAPLFFHEALTAIENYNKQGTLVNAFNNQVPSEEIRNFVGQNLYQSGRVAAKLMEVITQNGQIAIIHIDEKFKNAIHMQEKEKGFRNYFLENKKSDQDITTLKLKKSTYEIKFTAFLKENPNLSGIFITTSKAYQVARIINETNNNKISIIGYDLLEDNINYLNKGTIDFLINQNPKQQVYLGICSLVDHFIFGKNITPETLLPIDIVNSENASYYME, from the coding sequence ATGAATAAAAAATATACTATAAAAGACATTGCACAATTAGCAGGAGTGTCTAAAGGCACAGTCGATAGAGTTTTACATAACCGAGGAAAAGTTTCTCCAAAGGCGCTTGATAGTATAAATGCTGTTTTAAACGAAATAGATTATGAACCTAATCTAATTGCCCGAAATCTAAAAAACAATAAAATATACACTATAAGTGTAGTACTCCCTGATCCGGCATACGATTCATACTGGAAGCCTTGTATCAAAGGGATTCAAGATGCCATAAAGGAATTTAAAGCTTTTAACTTATCGATTAAAGCACATTATTTTAATCCCGAAGACACAAATTCCTTTATAGATATAAATGAAAACGTATTGCAATTAAAACCAGATGCCGTACTATTAGCGCCTTTATTTTTCCATGAAGCCTTGACTGCAATTGAAAACTATAATAAACAGGGAACGCTAGTTAATGCATTCAACAACCAAGTACCATCTGAAGAAATCAGAAATTTTGTAGGACAAAATCTTTATCAAAGCGGTAGAGTCGCAGCTAAATTAATGGAAGTTATAACTCAAAATGGACAAATTGCAATTATTCATATTGATGAAAAATTCAAAAATGCTATACACATGCAGGAAAAAGAAAAAGGTTTTAGAAATTATTTTCTTGAAAATAAAAAATCAGATCAGGATATAACAACTTTAAAATTAAAAAAATCAACTTACGAAATAAAATTTACTGCTTTTTTAAAAGAAAATCCAAATCTATCTGGTATTTTCATAACTACTTCTAAGGCTTATCAAGTTGCTAGAATTATTAATGAAACTAACAATAACAAGATCTCAATTATTGGTTATGACCTACTAGAAGACAACATCAATTATTTAAACAAAGGAACAATAGATTTTCTAATTAATCAAAATCCAAAACAACAAGTATACCTAGGAATCTGTTCATTGGTAGATCATTTTATATTTGGAAAAAACATCACTCCCGAAACACTCTTACCTATAGACATAGTTAACTCTGAAAACGCCAGTTATTACATGGAATAA
- a CDS encoding sugar-binding protein — protein MKRESNIYRVNLIEKLELEITGKGEGGVWDKAEVLTQFLSPWDIKEPSKIEFRALWDGVYFFFCFRVFDSKIHIVAKDDSFVSINDSDRVELFFRPDTSLNPYYCLEIDTAARIMDFIAYPDKKFDFNWNWPKNDIKVKSSKNDKSFTVEGAISIDSFNKFNLIKDNKIEAGIFRAKYNSEDGINFEPTWISWVNPNTETPDFHIPSSFGVLHLMF, from the coding sequence ATGAAAAGAGAGAGCAATATTTACAGGGTTAATTTGATAGAGAAATTGGAGTTGGAAATTACAGGAAAAGGGGAGGGGGGTGTCTGGGATAAAGCAGAAGTATTGACTCAGTTTCTTTCTCCTTGGGATATAAAGGAGCCTTCAAAAATAGAATTTAGAGCCTTATGGGATGGAGTGTATTTCTTTTTTTGTTTTAGAGTTTTTGATTCTAAAATCCATATCGTAGCCAAAGACGACAGTTTTGTCAGTATCAATGATTCTGACAGAGTTGAACTTTTTTTTAGACCTGATACTTCGTTAAATCCTTATTACTGTTTAGAAATCGATACTGCTGCAAGAATAATGGATTTTATAGCTTATCCTGATAAAAAATTTGATTTTAACTGGAACTGGCCAAAAAATGATATCAAAGTAAAATCATCAAAAAATGATAAGAGTTTTACAGTAGAAGGAGCTATTAGTATCGATTCTTTTAATAAGTTTAATTTGATTAAAGATAATAAGATTGAAGCTGGAATTTTTAGAGCAAAATATAATTCTGAAGATGGAATTAATTTTGAGCCAACTTGGATTTCCTGGGTAAATCCTAATACTGAGACTCCTGATTTTCATATTCCATCTTCTTTTGGAGTATTGCATTTAATGTTTTAA